Proteins encoded in a region of the Streptomyces sp. NBC_00513 genome:
- a CDS encoding zinc ribbon domain-containing protein, with protein MPRYEYRCRTCDDTFEVSRPMAESSAPADCPAGHADTVKLLSAVAVGGSSGGAPASAPMDGGGGGCCGGGGCG; from the coding sequence ATGCCTCGTTACGAATACCGCTGCCGGACCTGCGACGACACCTTCGAGGTGAGTCGTCCGATGGCCGAGTCGTCCGCTCCCGCCGACTGCCCCGCCGGGCACGCCGACACCGTGAAGCTGCTCTCCGCCGTCGCGGTCGGCGGGTCCTCGGGCGGCGCGCCCGCCTCCGCCCCCATGGATGGGGGCGGAGGCGGCTGCTGCGGCGGGGGCGGCTGCGGCTGA
- a CDS encoding O-methyltransferase, with protein sequence MTKGNSTKITDELYRYVLAHNPPLNDVQRGLVATTYEKFPDSAGMQSAEEQGPLLAFLVRLTGARHIVEVGTFTGFSSLSMAQALPADGKLIACDVSEEWTAYGRAAWEAAGVADRVELRIGKALDTLSAMPREPHIDMAYVDADKESQIAYWEELVPRLRPGGLIVTDNTLFHGAVLDESATGSAAGVRAFNEHVRADTRMESVLLAISDGLTLSRKA encoded by the coding sequence ATGACCAAGGGCAACAGCACCAAGATCACCGATGAGCTGTACCGCTACGTGCTCGCGCACAACCCCCCGCTGAACGACGTCCAGCGGGGGCTCGTCGCGACCACCTACGAGAAGTTCCCGGACAGCGCGGGGATGCAGTCGGCCGAGGAACAGGGGCCACTGCTGGCCTTCCTGGTCCGACTGACCGGCGCCCGCCACATCGTCGAGGTCGGTACCTTCACCGGCTTCTCCTCCCTGTCGATGGCACAGGCGCTGCCGGCGGACGGCAAGCTGATCGCCTGCGACGTCTCGGAGGAGTGGACGGCGTACGGGCGCGCGGCCTGGGAGGCCGCGGGCGTCGCCGACCGGGTCGAACTGCGGATCGGCAAGGCACTGGACACCCTGTCGGCCATGCCGAGGGAACCGCACATCGACATGGCCTACGTGGACGCCGACAAGGAGAGCCAGATCGCCTACTGGGAGGAACTCGTGCCGAGGCTGCGGCCCGGCGGGCTGATCGTCACCGACAACACGCTGTTCCACGGGGCCGTGCTCGACGAATCCGCCACGGGCTCGGCGGCGGGCGTCCGCGCGTTCAACGAACACGTACGGGCGGACACCCGCATGGAATCCGTGCTGCTGGCCATCTCGGACGGACTGACGCTGTCGCGCAAGGCGTGA
- a CDS encoding phosphoribosyltransferase, producing MEEVWSGTWVADRLGVSLEQGEDGAAAGSAGASGASGEPPLEELLGLALRRNPKRAHLLVSRVLGKHVPRSPAVVHGAGFGLGQRVRELLGDAAADAVVLGYAETATGLGHSVADGLGLAPYLHSTRRPVAGVAQAGGFEEAHSHATSHLLLPEDPRLLAGSGPLVLVDDEFSTGNTVLNTIRDLHARHPRAHYVVVALVDMRSEADRGRLDAFAAELGARVDLVALASGTVRLPDGVLAKGQALVEEYETAEDTAAPGVTCSTSTSTAPVRRIALDWPVGVPDGGRHGFTPAHRVRLEAALPALAGRLAEALDETSDDGPGTGPRSAPVRVLVLGNEELMYAPLRLALALEESWAARPAPGSGAAREVRFSTTTRSPVLAVDDPGYAIRSRLVFPAHDAPADGPGDRYAYNVHDTAAGGFDAVVAVVDSHGDTAALHAPDGLLARLAPHTGRVLLAVVPSYTPTSSERQEPIMTEPLRGPAFSSYAAEDVGWLLQDFSDVELEAPTEEREEAIQAGGAHYAESLPVEYQPSPAYQELYQSALTASAARIARAVGTVTETVLAERSLSPVLVSLARAGTPVGVLMRRWAQARHGLDLPHYAVSIVRGRGIDANALRWLAAHHDPADIVFVDGWTGKGAITRELAAALAEFDGFNPEIVVLADPGSCVPTYGTREDFLIPSACLNSTVSGLISRTVLRSDLVGPTDFHGAKFYRELAGADVSVDFVDTVAAHFDAVADSVADEVKELLAADRTPTWVGWAAVERISEEYGIHDVNLVKPGVGETTRVLLRRVPWKILAQRGAGADLDHVRLLAEQRGVPVEEVDGLPYTCVGLIHPRFTRGATGADGKAVSAK from the coding sequence ATCGAAGAGGTGTGGTCGGGAACCTGGGTTGCGGACCGGCTGGGCGTCAGCCTGGAGCAGGGCGAGGACGGCGCGGCGGCGGGCTCCGCGGGCGCGTCCGGCGCGTCCGGGGAGCCGCCGCTGGAGGAGCTGCTCGGGCTCGCGCTGCGGCGCAACCCCAAGCGGGCCCACCTGCTGGTTTCCCGGGTCCTGGGCAAGCACGTCCCGCGGTCCCCGGCGGTCGTCCACGGCGCCGGGTTCGGCCTCGGGCAACGGGTGCGGGAGCTCCTCGGTGACGCCGCCGCCGACGCGGTCGTCCTCGGGTACGCCGAGACCGCCACCGGGCTCGGCCACAGCGTCGCCGACGGCCTCGGGCTCGCCCCGTACCTGCACTCCACCCGCCGCCCCGTGGCGGGCGTGGCGCAGGCCGGCGGCTTCGAGGAGGCCCACTCGCACGCCACCTCGCACCTGCTGCTGCCCGAGGACCCGCGGCTGCTGGCCGGCAGCGGTCCGCTGGTCCTCGTCGACGACGAGTTCTCCACCGGCAACACGGTCCTGAACACCATCCGCGACCTGCACGCCCGCCACCCGCGCGCGCACTACGTCGTGGTCGCTCTGGTGGACATGCGCTCCGAGGCCGACCGCGGCCGGCTCGACGCGTTCGCCGCCGAGCTGGGCGCCCGCGTCGACCTCGTCGCCCTGGCCTCCGGGACCGTGCGACTTCCCGACGGGGTGCTGGCCAAGGGGCAGGCGCTGGTCGAGGAGTACGAGACGGCCGAGGACACCGCGGCTCCGGGCGTCACCTGCTCCACCTCCACCTCCACCGCCCCGGTCCGGCGGATCGCACTGGACTGGCCCGTCGGGGTGCCCGACGGCGGCCGGCACGGCTTCACCCCCGCGCACCGGGTCCGACTGGAGGCCGCCCTGCCCGCCCTCGCCGGGCGGCTCGCCGAGGCCCTGGACGAGACCTCGGACGACGGCCCGGGGACGGGGCCGCGCTCGGCACCCGTACGGGTCCTCGTCCTCGGCAACGAGGAGCTGATGTACGCGCCGCTGCGGCTCGCGCTGGCCCTGGAGGAGTCCTGGGCCGCCCGACCCGCGCCCGGTTCCGGGGCGGCCCGCGAGGTCCGCTTCTCCACGACCACCCGCTCGCCCGTGCTCGCCGTCGACGACCCCGGCTACGCCATCCGCAGCCGCCTGGTCTTCCCGGCGCACGACGCCCCGGCCGACGGGCCCGGCGACCGCTACGCCTACAACGTCCACGACACCGCGGCCGGCGGCTTCGACGCCGTCGTCGCCGTCGTCGACTCCCACGGCGACACCGCCGCCCTGCACGCCCCCGACGGGCTCCTGGCCCGGCTCGCCCCGCACACCGGGCGGGTCCTGCTGGCCGTCGTACCGTCGTACACCCCCACCTCGTCCGAGCGGCAGGAGCCGATCATGACCGAGCCCCTGCGCGGGCCCGCCTTCTCCTCCTACGCCGCCGAGGACGTCGGCTGGCTGCTCCAGGACTTCTCCGACGTGGAACTGGAGGCCCCGACCGAGGAACGCGAGGAGGCCATCCAGGCGGGCGGCGCGCACTACGCCGAGTCCCTGCCCGTGGAGTACCAGCCGTCCCCCGCGTACCAGGAGCTGTACCAGAGCGCGCTGACCGCCTCCGCGGCCCGCATCGCCCGCGCCGTCGGCACCGTCACCGAAACCGTCCTCGCGGAACGCTCCCTGTCCCCGGTCCTGGTCTCCCTGGCCCGCGCGGGCACCCCCGTCGGCGTACTGATGCGCCGCTGGGCCCAGGCCCGGCACGGCCTCGACCTGCCGCACTACGCCGTGTCCATCGTCCGCGGCCGCGGCATCGACGCCAACGCGCTGCGCTGGCTGGCCGCCCACCACGACCCCGCAGACATCGTCTTCGTCGACGGCTGGACGGGCAAGGGCGCCATCACCCGCGAGCTCGCCGCCGCCCTGGCGGAGTTCGACGGCTTCAACCCGGAGATCGTGGTCCTCGCCGACCCCGGCTCCTGCGTGCCCACGTACGGCACCCGCGAGGACTTCCTCATACCCTCCGCCTGCCTCAACTCCACCGTCTCCGGCCTCATCTCCCGCACGGTCCTCCGTTCCGACCTGGTCGGCCCCACCGACTTCCACGGCGCGAAGTTCTACCGCGAACTCGCCGGAGCCGACGTCTCCGTCGACTTCGTCGACACCGTCGCCGCGCACTTCGACGCGGTGGCCGACTCCGTCGCCGACGAGGTCAAGGAACTGCTCGCCGCCGACCGGACCCCCACCTGGGTGGGCTGGGCGGCCGTGGAACGCATCAGCGAGGAGTACGGCATCCACGACGTGAACCTGGTCAAGCCCGGCGTGGGCGAGACGACGCGGGTGCTCCTGCGCCGGGTCCCGTGGAAGATCCTGGCCCAGCGCGGCGCCGGGGCAGACCTCGACCACGTACGCCTGCTCGCGGAGCAGCGGGGGGTGCCGGTCGAGGAAGTGGACGGGCTGCCCTACACGTGCGTGGGCCTCATCCACCCTCGTTTCACGCGCGGCGCCACCGGCGCCGACGGAAAGGCTGTGTCCGCCAAGTGA
- a CDS encoding HpcH/HpaI aldolase/citrate lyase family protein produces MRHFGHISPTVRKDLFHQEPVEFTAASPSRLLAAALGATLYSPATRPHLAADIRKQAARGVLSMVLCLEDSISDAEVGSGETNLIRQFEALDEQDDELPLLFIRVRTPEQIPDLVRRLGGTVRHLAGFVLPKFTESRGTAFLDAVAEAESRHGLSRLYAMPVLETPDLLHLETRVEALAGISRTVNRHREHVLALRLGVTDFCSAYGLRRTPDMTAYDVQIVAGVIADVVNVLSRADGTGFTVTGPVWEYFRSQQRLFKPQLRRSPFLEEGVEELRTALIEHDLDGLLREIELDRANGLMGKTCIHPAHVTPVHALSVVSHEEFSDAQDILRPERGGGGVMRSAYTNKMNEVKPHRAWAERTMLRAEVFGVAREEVGFVDLLTAGLQV; encoded by the coding sequence ATGCGTCACTTCGGGCACATATCGCCCACGGTCCGCAAGGACCTCTTCCACCAGGAGCCGGTCGAGTTCACCGCCGCCTCCCCCTCCCGCCTGCTCGCGGCCGCACTCGGCGCCACCCTCTACAGTCCCGCCACCCGGCCCCACCTCGCCGCCGACATCCGCAAACAGGCCGCCCGCGGAGTCCTCTCCATGGTCCTCTGCCTGGAGGATTCCATCAGCGACGCCGAGGTCGGGTCCGGCGAGACGAACCTGATCCGTCAGTTCGAGGCACTCGACGAGCAGGACGACGAGCTCCCCCTGCTCTTCATCCGCGTCCGCACGCCCGAGCAGATACCCGACCTGGTGCGCCGGCTCGGCGGTACGGTGCGACACCTGGCCGGATTCGTACTCCCGAAGTTCACCGAATCCCGAGGTACCGCCTTCCTCGACGCCGTGGCCGAAGCCGAGAGCCGCCACGGGCTGTCCCGCCTGTATGCCATGCCCGTCCTCGAAACCCCCGACCTGCTGCACCTGGAAACCCGCGTCGAGGCCCTCGCCGGCATCTCCCGCACGGTCAACCGCCACCGCGAGCACGTCCTGGCCCTGCGCCTGGGCGTCACCGACTTCTGCTCCGCGTACGGACTGCGCCGCACCCCGGACATGACCGCCTACGACGTGCAGATCGTCGCGGGCGTCATCGCCGACGTGGTCAACGTGCTCAGCAGGGCCGACGGCACCGGCTTCACCGTCACCGGACCCGTCTGGGAGTACTTCCGCAGCCAGCAGCGCCTCTTCAAGCCGCAGCTGCGGCGCAGCCCCTTCCTGGAGGAGGGCGTCGAGGAACTGCGCACCGCCCTGATCGAACACGACCTGGACGGTCTGCTGCGCGAGATCGAGCTCGACCGGGCCAACGGGCTGATGGGCAAGACTTGCATCCACCCCGCGCACGTCACGCCCGTCCACGCCCTGTCGGTCGTCTCCCACGAGGAATTCAGCGACGCCCAGGACATCCTGCGCCCCGAGCGCGGCGGCGGCGGCGTGATGCGTTCCGCCTACACGAACAAGATGAACGAGGTGAAGCCCCACCGGGCCTGGGCCGAGCGCACCATGCTGCGCGCGGAGGTCTTCGGTGTGGCGCGCGAAGAGGTCGGCTTCGTCGACCTGCTCACGGCCGGGCTCCAGGTGTGA
- a CDS encoding TerD family protein, with protein sequence MTHAMQKGSNIPVAAVAVRAVLRWTTGPEVPDVDASALLVGADGRVRSDEDFVFYNQPRHPSGAVWRLGKKQIGDAITDAVQADLRAVTPAVDRILVVASAEDVPFQRVRDLRILLYDATPSGGAEPLAYFEVHPETGAETALICGELYRRGDGWKFRALGEGYSDGLVGLATDHGISVDENAEAAASPAAGPSEDRTAAMRPPTPPPAPPTQAPPAVEPAYGYPQPVSPAPVPGPGGDPTFRLPVQGPQFIRR encoded by the coding sequence ATGACGCACGCGATGCAGAAGGGCTCGAACATCCCGGTGGCCGCCGTGGCGGTCCGGGCGGTGTTGCGGTGGACCACCGGGCCCGAGGTGCCCGACGTGGACGCCTCCGCGCTGCTCGTGGGGGCGGACGGGCGCGTGCGCTCGGACGAGGACTTCGTGTTCTACAACCAGCCCCGGCACCCCTCGGGGGCCGTGTGGCGACTGGGCAAGAAGCAGATCGGCGACGCGATCACGGACGCCGTGCAGGCCGATCTGCGCGCCGTGACCCCGGCCGTGGACCGGATCCTGGTGGTGGCCTCCGCCGAGGACGTTCCCTTCCAGCGGGTCCGGGACCTGCGGATCCTGCTGTACGACGCCACCCCGAGCGGCGGCGCCGAACCGCTGGCCTACTTCGAGGTGCACCCCGAGACGGGCGCCGAGACGGCCCTCATCTGCGGTGAGCTGTACCGCCGCGGGGACGGGTGGAAGTTCCGCGCCCTCGGCGAGGGCTACTCGGACGGCCTGGTCGGGCTGGCCACCGATCACGGGATCTCGGTCGACGAGAACGCCGAGGCCGCCGCGAGCCCCGCCGCCGGCCCGAGCGAGGACCGTACGGCCGCCATGCGGCCCCCGACCCCGCCGCCCGCTCCGCCGACCCAGGCCCCGCCCGCCGTCGAGCCCGCGTACGGGTACCCGCAGCCGGTGTCGCCGGCCCCGGTGCCGGGCCCGGGCGGCGATCCCACGTTCCGGCTGCCGGTGCAGGGCCCGCAGTTCATCCGCCGCTGA
- a CDS encoding Tellurium resistance — protein sequence MSFFEGFFDGIRGARAMRFDSGQASSNAIELTKRHPTVSLTKQQAVHGNLRVNLSWRMRTSDIGGRSGQSGRLFRHPFKLFKPDMVQAHTQGMVNVDLDIGCLYELADGTRGVVQPLGNLHGDINSPPFVKLSGDDRFGAPSGETIFVNLDHAEAIKRLLVFVYIYDQTPAFDRTHALVTLYPITGPRIEIPLEERHPQARSCAVVSLENVKGELIVRREVKFVYGFQAELDRLYGWGLQWGRGYKSTKA from the coding sequence ATGAGTTTCTTCGAGGGGTTCTTCGACGGCATCAGGGGCGCACGGGCCATGAGGTTCGACTCGGGGCAGGCCTCGTCCAACGCGATCGAGCTGACCAAACGACATCCGACGGTGTCGCTCACCAAACAGCAGGCGGTGCACGGCAATCTGCGGGTGAACCTGTCCTGGCGGATGCGCACCTCCGACATCGGAGGCCGGTCCGGGCAGAGCGGCCGGCTCTTCCGGCACCCCTTCAAGCTGTTCAAGCCGGACATGGTGCAGGCGCACACCCAGGGCATGGTCAACGTCGACCTCGACATCGGTTGCCTCTACGAACTCGCCGACGGCACCCGGGGCGTGGTCCAGCCGCTGGGGAACCTGCACGGCGACATCAACAGCCCGCCGTTCGTGAAGCTCAGCGGCGACGACCGGTTCGGGGCGCCGTCCGGCGAGACCATCTTCGTCAACCTCGACCACGCCGAGGCGATCAAGCGGCTGCTCGTCTTCGTCTACATCTACGACCAGACCCCGGCCTTCGACCGGACGCACGCCCTGGTCACCCTCTACCCGATCACCGGGCCGCGGATCGAGATCCCGTTGGAGGAGCGCCACCCGCAGGCCCGCTCCTGCGCGGTGGTCTCGCTGGAGAACGTCAAGGGGGAACTGATCGTCCGCCGCGAGGTGAAGTTCGTGTACGGCTTCCAGGCCGAACTGGACCGCCTGTACGGGTGGGGACTCCAGTGGGGGCGGGGATACAAGAGCACCAAGGCCTGA
- a CDS encoding DUF475 domain-containing protein encodes MVLKTFGWSFAVTALGLVAAVFYGGWTAFGIVAILSILEISLSFDNAVVNAGILKKMSAFWQKIFLTIGVLIAVFGMRLVFPVVIVAISAKIGPIEAVDLALNDKDMYQQLVTDAHPSIAAFGGMFLLMIFLDFIFEDRDIKWLAWLERPLAKLGKVDMLSACIALIVLLITSMTFAANAHQHGGAHVDKAQTVLISGIAGLITYMVVGGLSGYFENKLEEEEEAEHEAEEEAKKTGKPVSAVVMSGKAAFFMFLYLEVLDASFSFDGVIGAFAITNDIVLMALGLGIGAMYVRSLTVYLVRQGTLDDYVYLEHGAHYAIGALAVILLVTIQYEIHEVITGLVGVVLIAWSFWSSVRRNKRLELEESPAEA; translated from the coding sequence GTGGTTCTCAAAACCTTCGGCTGGTCGTTCGCAGTCACTGCGCTCGGTCTGGTCGCAGCGGTGTTCTACGGGGGGTGGACCGCTTTTGGAATCGTGGCGATCCTTTCGATCCTCGAGATCTCGCTGTCCTTCGACAACGCGGTGGTCAACGCCGGAATCCTGAAGAAGATGAGTGCCTTCTGGCAGAAGATCTTCCTCACGATCGGCGTGCTCATCGCGGTCTTCGGCATGCGACTGGTCTTCCCCGTCGTGATCGTCGCGATCAGTGCCAAGATCGGTCCTATCGAGGCCGTCGATCTCGCCCTCAATGACAAGGACATGTACCAGCAGCTGGTGACGGACGCTCACCCGTCCATCGCCGCCTTCGGTGGCATGTTCCTGCTGATGATCTTCCTTGACTTCATTTTCGAGGACCGGGACATCAAGTGGCTCGCGTGGCTGGAGCGCCCGCTGGCCAAGCTCGGCAAGGTCGACATGCTGTCCGCGTGCATCGCGCTGATCGTCCTGCTCATCACCTCGATGACCTTCGCCGCCAACGCCCACCAGCACGGCGGGGCGCACGTCGACAAGGCGCAGACCGTCCTGATCTCCGGTATCGCCGGTCTGATCACCTACATGGTCGTCGGCGGCCTCTCCGGCTACTTCGAGAACAAGCTCGAAGAGGAGGAGGAAGCCGAGCACGAGGCCGAGGAGGAGGCCAAGAAGACCGGCAAGCCCGTCTCCGCGGTCGTCATGTCCGGCAAGGCCGCCTTCTTCATGTTCCTCTACCTCGAAGTCCTCGACGCCTCCTTCTCCTTCGACGGGGTCATCGGCGCCTTCGCCATCACCAACGACATCGTGCTCATGGCCCTCGGTCTCGGCATCGGTGCCATGTACGTCCGGTCGCTGACGGTCTACCTGGTCCGCCAGGGCACCCTCGACGACTACGTGTACCTGGAGCACGGCGCGCACTACGCGATCGGCGCGCTCGCCGTGATCCTGCTCGTCACGATCCAGTACGAGATCCACGAGGTCATCACCGGCCTCGTCGGCGTCGTCCTGATCGCCTGGTCCTTCTGGTCTTCCGTGCGCCGCAACAAGCGCCTGGAGCTGGAGGAATCACCCGCCGAGGCATGA
- a CDS encoding TerD family protein, protein MGVTLAKGGNVSLSKAAPNLTRVLIGLGWDARSTTGADFDLDASALLCNSGRVLGDDYFVFYNNLTSPDGSVEHTGDNLTGEGDGDDESIIIDLSKVPAQVDKIVFPVSIHEAEARRQSFGQVSNAFIRVVNQADGQELARYDLTEDASSETAMIFGEVYRYGGEWKFRAVGQGYASGLRGIALDFGVNVS, encoded by the coding sequence ATGGGCGTCACACTCGCCAAGGGGGGCAATGTCTCCCTGTCCAAGGCCGCACCGAACCTCACCCGGGTTCTGATCGGACTCGGCTGGGACGCGCGCTCGACCACCGGGGCGGACTTCGACCTCGATGCCAGCGCGCTCCTGTGCAACAGCGGCCGGGTGCTCGGGGACGATTACTTCGTCTTCTACAACAACCTGACGAGCCCCGACGGCTCCGTCGAACACACGGGGGACAATCTCACCGGCGAGGGTGATGGTGACGACGAGTCGATCATCATCGACCTGAGCAAGGTGCCCGCCCAGGTCGACAAGATCGTCTTCCCGGTCTCGATCCATGAGGCGGAGGCCCGCCGGCAGAGCTTCGGCCAGGTCAGCAATGCTTTCATCCGCGTGGTCAACCAGGCCGACGGCCAGGAACTGGCCCGCTACGACCTCACCGAGGACGCCTCCAGCGAAACCGCGATGATCTTCGGCGAGGTCTACCGGTACGGCGGCGAATGGAAGTTCAGGGCCGTGGGGCAGGGGTACGCGTCGGGGCTCCGGGGCATCGCTCTAGACTTCGGGGTCAACGTTTCGTAA
- a CDS encoding TerD family protein, whose amino-acid sequence MGVSLSKGGNVSLTKAAPNLTAVIVGLGWDARTTTGVDFDLDASAILTNDQGKVANDSNFVFFNNLKSPDGSVEHTGDNTTGEGEGDDEAIKVNLAGVPADVSKIVFPVSIYEAESRQQSFGQVRNAYIRVVNQADNTELARYDLSEDASTETAMVFGELYRNGAEWKFRAIGQGYASGLRGIAQDFGVNV is encoded by the coding sequence GTGGGAGTCAGCCTCAGCAAGGGCGGCAACGTCTCGCTGACCAAGGCCGCGCCTAACCTGACGGCGGTCATCGTCGGTCTCGGCTGGGACGCTCGCACCACCACCGGTGTCGACTTCGACCTCGACGCCAGCGCGATCCTGACCAACGACCAGGGCAAGGTCGCCAACGACTCGAACTTCGTGTTCTTCAACAACCTGAAGAGCCCGGACGGCTCGGTCGAGCACACCGGCGACAACACCACCGGTGAGGGCGAAGGCGACGACGAGGCGATCAAGGTCAACCTCGCCGGTGTCCCGGCCGACGTGTCCAAGATCGTCTTCCCCGTCTCGATCTACGAGGCCGAGAGCCGCCAGCAGAGCTTCGGACAGGTCCGCAACGCGTACATCCGCGTCGTGAACCAGGCCGACAACACCGAGCTCGCCCGCTACGACCTCTCCGAGGACGCCTCGACCGAGACCGCCATGGTCTTCGGCGAGCTGTACCGCAACGGGGCGGAGTGGAAGTTCCGCGCCATCGGCCAGGGCTACGCCTCGGGCCTGCGCGGCATCGCGCAGGACTTCGGCGTCAACGTCTGA
- a CDS encoding peroxiredoxin → MAIEVGDKAPDFELKDNHGATVRLSDFRGEKAVVLLFYPFAFTGVCTGELCELRDRLPRFQNDDVQLLAVSNDSVPTLRVFGEQENLDYPLLSDFWPHGETSRAYGVLDEEKGCAVRGTFIIDKDGIVRWTVVNGLPDARDLNEYIKALDSL, encoded by the coding sequence ATGGCGATCGAGGTCGGCGACAAGGCCCCGGACTTCGAACTCAAGGACAACCACGGTGCCACCGTGCGGCTCTCCGACTTCCGGGGGGAGAAGGCCGTGGTGCTGCTCTTCTACCCGTTCGCCTTCACCGGCGTCTGCACCGGCGAGCTGTGCGAGCTGCGCGACCGGCTGCCCCGGTTCCAGAACGACGACGTGCAGCTGCTGGCGGTCTCCAACGACTCCGTGCCGACCCTGCGGGTCTTCGGCGAGCAGGAGAACCTGGACTACCCGCTGCTGTCGGACTTCTGGCCGCACGGCGAGACCTCCCGCGCCTACGGCGTCCTCGACGAGGAGAAGGGCTGTGCGGTCCGCGGCACCTTCATCATCGACAAGGACGGCATCGTGCGCTGGACCGTCGTCAACGGCCTGCCCGACGCGCGTGACCTGAACGAGTACATCAAGGCCCTCGACAGCCTCTGA
- a CDS encoding DUF3052 domain-containing protein has protein sequence MSATADHAETSLVSRLGFESEQVVQEIGYDDDVDQEFRDAVESHIGNDLVDEEYDDVADAVLLWFRDEDGDLTDTLVDSINLVEDGALILLLTPKTGRPGYVEASDISEAAETAGLSQTRSVSVGKEWAATKLVTPKTAAKSKR, from the coding sequence GTGAGCGCGACCGCGGACCACGCGGAGACCAGTCTGGTTTCCAGGCTGGGTTTCGAGTCCGAACAGGTGGTCCAGGAGATCGGCTACGACGACGACGTCGATCAGGAATTCCGTGACGCCGTCGAGAGTCACATCGGCAATGATCTCGTCGACGAGGAGTACGACGACGTCGCCGATGCGGTGCTGCTCTGGTTCCGGGACGAAGACGGCGACCTGACGGACACGCTGGTCGATTCCATCAACTTGGTGGAGGACGGCGCACTGATCCTGCTGCTGACCCCCAAGACCGGTCGTCCCGGCTACGTCGAGGCCAGTGACATCAGCGAGGCCGCCGAAACGGCCGGCCTGTCGCAGACCAGGAGCGTCAGCGTCGGCAAGGAGTGGGCCGCCACCAAGTTGGTGACCCCCAAGACCGCAGCCAAGTCCAAGCGCTGA